The Porphyrobacter sp. HT-58-2 genome has a window encoding:
- the ccmA gene encoding heme ABC exporter ATP-binding protein CcmA yields the protein MQASSPSLIADNLACRRGERLLFRRLSFRLEAGAACHVTGANGAGKTTLIRAAAGLTMPYAGEMRRDGALALLDERTGLDPDLPLARALALWFALDGVDAAAVIMARLRLDALAEVPVRYLSTGQKKRAALARVLGQAAPVWLLDEPLSGLDTASQTLVSALVREHCETGGIALVASHQPLDVPGMTAFAIEDFAPAPEEDFA from the coding sequence ATGCAAGCCTCAAGCCCTTCGCTGATCGCCGACAACCTCGCCTGCCGCCGGGGCGAGCGGCTGCTGTTCCGGCGGCTGTCGTTCCGGCTCGAAGCGGGCGCGGCGTGCCATGTCACGGGCGCGAACGGCGCGGGCAAGACGACGCTGATCCGCGCCGCCGCGGGGCTGACCATGCCCTATGCCGGAGAGATGCGGCGGGACGGCGCGCTGGCGTTGCTGGACGAGCGAACCGGGCTTGATCCCGACTTGCCGCTCGCCCGCGCACTGGCGTTGTGGTTCGCGCTGGACGGCGTTGACGCAGCGGCGGTGATCATGGCGCGCCTGAGGCTCGATGCGCTGGCCGAGGTGCCGGTGCGCTATCTTTCCACCGGCCAGAAAAAGCGCGCCGCGCTGGCCCGCGTGCTGGGGCAGGCAGCGCCCGTGTGGTTGCTGGACGAGCCCCTGTCCGGCCTCGACACCGCCTCGCAAACCCTCGTCAGCGCGCTTGTGCGCGAACATTGCGAAACCGGCGGGATTGCGCTCGTCGCCTCGCACCAGCCGCTGGATGTGCCGGGGATGACCGCCTTTGCGATCGAGGACTTCGCGCCTGCGCCAGAGGAGGATTTCGCATGA
- a CDS encoding DUF1905 domain-containing protein, translating into MDADLARFLRDELGHAPEAGAGPWPESWNVRGPVWLWQGSDGAPTKGAWYFLTIDGETAQAIRAGAVNAAAWGSVYVEATVGGTTWRTSLFPSKAHGGWLLPLKAAVRKAEKIVDGTEVEAVLVLA; encoded by the coding sequence ATGGACGCTGACCTCGCCCGGTTTCTGCGTGACGAGTTGGGCCATGCTCCCGAAGCCGGGGCAGGGCCTTGGCCAGAGAGCTGGAACGTGCGCGGCCCGGTGTGGCTGTGGCAAGGGAGCGATGGTGCTCCGACCAAGGGCGCGTGGTATTTCCTCACCATCGACGGCGAAACGGCGCAGGCAATCCGTGCGGGCGCAGTGAACGCTGCGGCGTGGGGATCGGTCTATGTCGAGGCCACGGTTGGCGGCACGACATGGCGCACTTCGCTGTTTCCCTCAAAGGCGCACGGCGGCTGGCTGCTGCCGTTGAAGGCAGCGGTGCGGAAGGCGGAAAAGATCGTGGACGGCACTGAGGTCGAGGCTGTGCTGGTGCTTGCCTGA
- a CDS encoding SDR family oxidoreductase, with protein sequence MAQRSIFITGGGSGIGRAAALHFAARGWFVGVADINEAGMAETLGAIAGEAKWAGRLDVRDRARWDSALAEFAAAAGGRIDALVNNAGIGTGGSLSELDPEEIDRCLDINLKGVLYGAQAVYPYLQKTGPGSALVNIASAAGIAGSAGMSVYCATKFGVRAVSESLDAEWVGDGITVASVCPGFIETPLLNGTGNRKSNEAIRERVKAAGLEITPVERVAEAIWDAVHGTKLDYFVGPTAKRMAFAKRWMPGKVRKQLRNSLRPLGQ encoded by the coding sequence GTGGCACAGCGCAGCATCTTCATCACCGGCGGGGGTTCCGGCATCGGGCGGGCGGCGGCGTTGCACTTTGCTGCGCGCGGCTGGTTCGTCGGGGTAGCCGATATCAACGAGGCCGGGATGGCAGAAACCCTCGGGGCCATCGCGGGCGAGGCCAAGTGGGCGGGCCGTCTCGACGTGCGCGACCGGGCGCGCTGGGATTCGGCGCTGGCGGAATTCGCGGCGGCGGCGGGTGGCCGGATCGATGCGCTGGTCAACAATGCCGGGATCGGCACCGGGGGATCGCTGAGCGAGCTTGACCCGGAGGAAATCGACCGCTGCCTCGACATCAATCTGAAGGGCGTGCTGTATGGCGCGCAGGCGGTCTATCCCTACCTTCAGAAGACCGGCCCCGGATCGGCGTTGGTCAACATCGCCAGCGCCGCCGGGATCGCGGGGAGCGCCGGGATGAGCGTCTATTGCGCCACCAAGTTCGGCGTGCGCGCGGTCTCCGAAAGCCTCGATGCCGAATGGGTGGGCGACGGGATCACGGTTGCCTCGGTATGCCCCGGCTTTATTGAGACCCCGCTTCTGAACGGCACCGGCAACCGCAAGTCGAACGAGGCGATCCGCGAGCGGGTGAAGGCCGCCGGGCTGGAGATCACGCCAGTGGAACGCGTCGCCGAAGCGATCTGGGACGCGGTGCACGGCACGAAGCTCGATTACTTCGTCGGCCCGACCGCCAAGCGCATGGCTTTCGCCAAGCGCTGGATGCCGGGCAAGGTGAGGAAGCAGCTCAGGAACAGCCTGCGGCCCCTGGGGCAGTAA
- a CDS encoding heme exporter protein CcmB, with amino-acid sequence MILALLKRDLAQFFPFTGSGAALPVVFFVAVAMLFPFAVGPDANILAKTGGGVVWIAALLAAILPLEKLVARDIDLGFFDQLKLRGLAEEAMMAVRLLAHWLSFGPPLLLATFPAAALLKIEGESFSILLLGLLAGTPGLAAIGLMIAALTASLRAGAALSGLLLIPLALPILIFGAGALARQDHISLGFVGAISLGLVAIAPFAAGAAIRAAREN; translated from the coding sequence ATGATCCTCGCGCTGCTCAAACGCGATCTGGCGCAGTTCTTCCCGTTCACGGGAAGTGGTGCCGCACTTCCCGTGGTGTTCTTCGTCGCGGTGGCCATGCTGTTCCCCTTTGCGGTCGGGCCGGACGCCAACATCCTCGCCAAGACGGGCGGCGGCGTGGTTTGGATCGCGGCGCTGCTGGCGGCGATCCTGCCGCTGGAGAAACTGGTGGCGCGGGACATCGACCTCGGCTTCTTCGATCAGTTGAAACTGCGTGGGCTGGCCGAAGAGGCGATGATGGCGGTGCGCCTGCTGGCCCACTGGCTCAGCTTCGGCCCGCCGCTGCTGCTGGCGACTTTCCCCGCCGCTGCCTTGCTCAAGATCGAGGGGGAGAGCTTCTCGATCCTCCTGCTAGGCCTGTTGGCGGGCACGCCGGGGCTGGCCGCCATCGGCCTGATGATCGCCGCGCTCACCGCGTCGCTGAGGGCGGGCGCGGCGCTGTCCGGCCTGCTGCTGATCCCGCTCGCCCTGCCGATCCTGATTTTCGGTGCAGGTGCGCTCGCCCGTCAGGATCACATCAGCCTCGGCTTCGTTGGTGCGATAAGCCTCGGGCTGGTCGCAATCGCGCCTTTCGCCGCCGGGGCCGCAATCCGCGCCGCGAGAGAGAACTGA
- a CDS encoding DNA-3-methyladenine glycosylase family protein, translating into MGLSAEKLRGDLDSLAAREPRLALELARIGYPEPRIRQRGYKTMLRTIVGQQVSVAAAASMWCKLEAELGPDFTPACLLTRDYDSLRACGLSRQKQGYARSLCELVAAGEVDFDSLPASDEEAIALLTRIKGIGRWSAEIYLLFAEGRADIWPAGDLAVQEGVKRLLGLEERPAEKATRQLAEPWSPQRGAMAIFTWHFYANPAL; encoded by the coding sequence GTGGGGCTTTCAGCCGAAAAATTGCGCGGTGATCTGGATTCGCTGGCGGCGCGCGAGCCGCGGCTGGCGCTGGAACTGGCGCGCATCGGCTATCCCGAGCCGCGCATCCGGCAGCGTGGCTACAAGACCATGCTGCGCACCATCGTCGGCCAGCAGGTCTCGGTCGCGGCGGCGGCTTCGATGTGGTGTAAGCTGGAGGCGGAACTGGGGCCGGATTTCACCCCCGCCTGCCTGCTGACGCGCGATTACGACAGTTTGCGCGCCTGCGGGCTTTCCCGGCAGAAGCAGGGCTATGCCCGGAGTCTGTGCGAGTTGGTCGCGGCAGGCGAGGTGGATTTCGACAGCCTGCCGGCGAGCGACGAGGAGGCGATTGCCCTGCTTACCCGGATCAAGGGCATCGGCCGCTGGTCTGCGGAAATTTATCTGCTGTTCGCCGAAGGGCGCGCCGACATCTGGCCGGCGGGCGACCTCGCCGTGCAGGAAGGGGTGAAGCGGCTGCTGGGGCTGGAAGAACGCCCCGCCGAGAAAGCGACCCGCCAGCTTGCCGAACCATGGTCGCCGCAGCGCGGGGCGATGGCGATCTTCACCTGGCACTTCTACGCCAATCCGGCACTGTGA
- a CDS encoding 2Fe-2S iron-sulfur cluster-binding protein, which yields MPRLVVTNREGETSEISVDDGLTVMEAIRDNGFDELLALCGGCCSCATCHIHVDPAFADKLPKMSEDEDDLLESSDHRVATSRLSCQIPLTAELDGLHVTIAPED from the coding sequence ATGCCCAGACTGGTCGTCACCAACCGCGAAGGCGAAACCAGCGAGATCAGCGTCGATGACGGCCTGACTGTGATGGAAGCGATCCGCGACAATGGCTTTGACGAGCTGCTGGCGCTGTGCGGCGGGTGCTGTTCCTGCGCGACGTGCCATATTCATGTGGACCCCGCCTTTGCCGACAAGCTGCCCAAGATGAGCGAGGACGAGGACGATCTGCTCGAATCCTCCGATCACCGCGTGGCCACCAGCCGCCTGTCGTGCCAGATCCCGCTGACCGCCGAGCTTGATGGCCTGCACGTCACGATTGCGCCGGAAGATTGA
- a CDS encoding cysteine synthase A, whose translation MNITRPFGDTLALIGNTPLVRLAGPSAAAGCDIYGKCEFANPGSSVKDRAALWIIRDAEASGALQPGGTVVEGTAGNTGIGIALVANARGYKTIIVMPDNQSKEKMDTLRALGAELVLVPPTKFADAGHFVHTSRRLAEETPGAVWANQFDNIANRRAHIEGTAPEIWEQLGGRVDGFTCAAGTGGTIAGVGLGLKALDENIRIALTDPHGAALYNYYAHGELRAEGSSVAEGIGQGRITANLDGAMIDTQYRISDEEGLHWVARLLRDEGLCLGLSSGINVAGAVALGKELVAEGHPNPQVVTILCDTGFRYLSTLYNAEWLAAKGLPVFEWLKQPAGASA comes from the coding sequence ATGAACATCACCCGGCCCTTTGGCGATACGCTCGCCCTGATCGGCAATACCCCGCTGGTGCGGCTGGCTGGCCCCAGCGCAGCGGCAGGCTGCGACATTTACGGCAAGTGCGAATTCGCCAACCCCGGCTCCTCGGTGAAGGACCGCGCGGCGCTGTGGATCATCCGCGATGCCGAGGCGAGCGGCGCGCTCCAGCCGGGCGGAACGGTGGTCGAAGGCACGGCGGGCAATACCGGGATTGGTATCGCGCTGGTCGCCAATGCGCGCGGTTACAAGACCATCATCGTCATGCCCGACAATCAGTCGAAGGAGAAAATGGACACGCTCCGGGCGCTGGGCGCGGAGCTGGTGCTGGTGCCGCCGACCAAGTTTGCCGACGCGGGCCACTTCGTTCACACCTCGCGCCGCCTGGCTGAAGAAACGCCCGGTGCGGTGTGGGCCAACCAGTTCGACAACATCGCCAACCGCCGCGCCCATATCGAGGGCACCGCGCCCGAAATCTGGGAGCAGCTGGGCGGGCGCGTCGACGGCTTCACCTGCGCGGCAGGCACCGGGGGGACGATCGCGGGCGTGGGCCTTGGCCTCAAGGCCTTGGACGAGAACATCCGCATCGCGCTCACCGATCCGCACGGCGCGGCGCTTTACAATTACTACGCCCATGGCGAACTGCGGGCCGAGGGGTCGTCGGTCGCGGAAGGGATCGGGCAGGGGCGCATCACCGCCAATCTCGATGGCGCGATGATCGACACCCAGTATCGCATCAGCGACGAGGAGGGCCTGCATTGGGTCGCGCGGTTGTTGCGGGACGAAGGCCTGTGCCTTGGCCTGTCATCGGGCATCAATGTCGCGGGCGCGGTGGCGCTGGGCAAGGAACTGGTCGCGGAAGGCCACCCCAATCCGCAGGTGGTGACGATCCTGTGCGACACGGGCTTCCGCTATCTTTCGACGCTGTACAATGCCGAATGGCTGGCGGCCAAGGGCCTGCCGGTGTTCGAATGGCTCAAGCAGCCGGCAGGAGCCTCGGCGTGA
- a CDS encoding 4a-hydroxytetrahydrobiopterin dehydratase, producing the protein MPVPELTAEEVQQLLSQHPQWELAREGKAITRTFQFGDFSEAWGFMSRVALLAEAQDHHPEWFNVYAKVEVTLTTHDAGDAGGLSSRDATLARSIDEIVAG; encoded by the coding sequence ATGCCCGTGCCCGAACTGACCGCCGAGGAAGTGCAGCAACTGCTCAGCCAGCACCCGCAGTGGGAGCTGGCGCGCGAAGGCAAGGCGATTACGCGCACCTTCCAGTTCGGGGATTTCTCCGAGGCCTGGGGCTTCATGTCGCGCGTCGCCCTGCTGGCCGAGGCGCAGGATCACCACCCCGAATGGTTCAACGTCTACGCCAAGGTCGAAGTCACGCTGACCACCCATGACGCGGGTGACGCAGGTGGCTTGTCCAGCCGCGACGCAACACTGGCGCGCAGCATTGACGAGATTGTCGCTGGATAG